From Glycine max cultivar Williams 82 chromosome 11, Glycine_max_v4.0, whole genome shotgun sequence, the proteins below share one genomic window:
- the LOC100798322 gene encoding expansin-A7, which yields MASILQLLMLSFTMMFTFMGERAVAGGIFRPSQWALAHATFYGDETASATMGGACGYGNLFQNGYGTDTVALSSTLFNNGYACGTCYQIKCYQSSACYKNVAFTTVTATNLCPPNWSQPSNNGGWCNPPRVHFDMSKPAFMKIAQWKAGIVPVMYRRVPCIRKGGLRFSFQGNGYWLLVYVKNVGGGGDISSMSVKGSRSGWISMSHNWGASYQAFATLGGQALSFRITSYTTRETIIAWNVAPSNWNVRLTYSTTVNFR from the exons ATGGCCTCCATTCTTCAATTGTTGATGCTTTCTTTTACAATGATGTTCACGTTCATGGGAGAGCGAGCAGTAGCTGGGGGAATATTTCGACCCAGTCAGTGGGCTCTTGCCCATGCCACCTTTTATGGTGATGAGACTGCTTCTGCCACTATGG gaggaGCATGCGGATACggaaatttgtttcaaaatGGTTACGGAACAGATACAGTGGCTTTAAGTTCGACCTTGTTCAACAATGGTTACGCGTGTGGAACTTGTTATCAGATAAAATGCTACCAATCCAGCGCATGCTACAAAAATGTGGCTTTCACCACAGTAACCGCCACCAATCTCTGCCCTCCTAATTGGTCTCAACCCTCAAACAATGGTGGCTGGTGCAATCCACCACGAGTGcattttgacatgtcaaaaccCGCCTTCATGAAAATCGCGCAGTGGAAAGCTGGCATCGTCCCAGTTATGTACCGCAG AGTGCCATGCATAAGGAAGGGAGGGCTTCGATTCTCTTTCCAAGGAAATGGGTACTGGCTATTGGTATACGTGAAGAACGTgggaggtggaggagacatatCAAGCATGTCTGTGAAAGGAAGCAGAAGTGGATGGATTAGCATGAGCCACAACTGGGGGGCTTCTTATCAAGCATTTGCAACTCTGGGTGGCCAAGCTCTTTCTTTCAGAATCACTTCATACACCACCAGGGAGACTATTATTGCATGGAATGTTGCTCCTTCCAATTGGAACGTTCGACTAACTTATTCCACCACCGTTAACTTCCGCTAA
- the ANS3 gene encoding leucoanthocyanidin dioxygenase: MGTVAPRVESLASSGIKCIPKEYVRPEKELKSIGNVFEEEKKEGPEVPTIDLREIDSEDEVVRGKCRQKLKKAAEEWGVMNLVNHGIQDELIERVKKAGEEFFGLAVEEKEKYANDQESGKIQGYGSKLANNASGQLEWEDYFFHLVFPEDKRDLSIWPKKPDDYIEVTSEYAKRLRGLATKMLEALSIGLGLEGGRLEKEVGGMEELLLQLKINYYPICPQPELALGVEAHTDVSSLTFLLHNMVPGLQLFYQGQWFTAKCVPNSILMHIGDTIEILSNGKYKSILHRGLVNKEKVRISWAMFCEPPKEKIILQPLPELVTETEPARFPPRTFAQHIHHKLFRKDQEGLPN, from the exons ATGGGTACGGTGGCTCCCAGAGTTGAAAGCTTGGCGAGCAGTGGGATAAAGTGTATCCCGAAGGAATACGTGAGGCCTGAAAAAGAGTTGAAGAGCATAGGGAACGTGTTCGAGGAGGAAAAGAAGGAAGGGCCAGAGGTTCCCACAATTGACTTGAGAGAGATAGATTCGGAGGACGAGGTTGTCCGAGGCAAGTGTCGCCAGAAGCTGAAGAAAGCGGCGGAGGAATGGGGTGTGATGAACTTGGTGAACCATGGGATCCAGGATGAGCTGATAGAGCGAGTGAAGAAAGCAGGGGAAGAGTTCTTTGGTCTGGCGGTTGAGGAAAAGGAGAAGTACGCCAATGATCAGGAGTCTGGTAAGATTCAAGGCTATGGAAGCAAGCTGGCCAACAATGCCAGTGGCCAACTCGAGTGGGAAGACTACTTCTTCCACCTTGTTTTCCCTGAGGACAAGCGTGACCTCTCCATCTGGCCCAAGAAACCCGATGATTATAT TGAGGTTACAAGCGAGTATGCAAAGAGACTGAGGGGGCTTGCCACCAAGATGTTGGAGGCCCTCTCTATTGGATTGGGTCTGGAAGGAGGGAGGTTGGAGAAGGAAGTTGGTGGGATGGAAGAGCTTCTACTTCAATTGAAGATCAACTACTACCCTATTTGTCCCCAGCCAGAACTTGCTCTTGGAGTTGAAGCCCACACCGATGTCAGTTCACTCACTTTCCTCCTTCATAACATGGTGCCAGGTCTGCAGCTATTCTACCAAGGCCAATGGTTCACAGCAAAATGTGTCCCCAATTCCATTCTCATGCACATTGGTGACACCATTGAGATCCTGAGCAACGGCAAGTACAAGAGCATTCTTCATCGGGGTTTGGTCAACAAGGAAAAGGTTAGAATATCGTGGGCAATGTTCTGTGAACCCCCCAAGGAGAAGATCATCCTGCAGCCACTTCCCGAGCTTGTCACTGAGACAGAGCCAGCACGCTTTCCACCTCGCACTTTTGCTCAGCATATTCACCACAAACTATTCAGGAAGGATCAGGAAGGTCTCCCAAATTGA
- the LOC100798851 gene encoding uncharacterized protein, whose translation MDDSLDITPSQAESNSQSTKKRVRGPTCLKKLRLKRVRDQKISVEFDQSTGNAKGPNRREFNNYVAFLARSKVSILHEDWDHVEESEKNMIWQTIMHNYDVPNSKFLKKKLISYAGQRWRGFKTQLSSFYIYGKYKDKSPCDKYTFLKKDTWQRFVESRLDPAFQEKRKKAQEVQANNLYPHTLSCGGYQKLEENMMQEKAKKVQEASQLDHSLVIVEPPSPLKRHEKWKRARQKKSGDYINEESRIIAEKIDSLVEQSTQGSFLPLGREDILTVAIGQPEHPGRVRGAGRGVGIRQYFGPPSRNPLSMEDLEVITQKIQEQVTKQLSEQLEHKLKADLSQQFQQQVRQELASLGLLQQNTNIEPAPHSPIHVSTKGNDATPDPLVEDNHTNIRDQCELYVDVDPPRLVAIGKVYNLGSTIHHKTIEDDNVRVVVEEVRDAEARVPLPTDEVHTVGQAPNQFIQWPRRLVKSMSAKAVVESSKDAPHKRLEPQLDPLERLLIIVSKIRKDHVQLPWDPDVLSKPSTMPFYIYRRDIFRLCMGSEMPNISIMQLWLMYLHNLCTDKGNAHIYGFMDPQSIQSVGNNATEVQGYLQSRLHESKKQCYLAPYLHSDHWQLLIICPKQNVVVLLCSLHKKTINREMKTTVDLAMDEYQRLVGSQSRSRRKKPTWILPRCQTQTEGYECGYYVMKQMLTVVTVDIVDSWKKIFNSSGPFPEEDIADIQQRWAAFLLQISNL comes from the exons ATGGATGATTCATTAGACATCACTCCTTCACAAGCTGAGTCAAATTCTCAGTCTACAAAAAAAAGGGTTAGAGGTCCCACATGCTTGAAGAAGTTAAGACTCAAACGTGTTAGAGATCAGAAGATATCAGTTGAGTTTGATCAATCGACTGGCAATGCTAAAGGGCCAAACAGGAGAGAGTTCAACAATTATGTGGCTTTCCTTGCTCGAAGCAAGGTTAGTATTCTACATGAGGATTGGGATCATGTAGAGGAGAGCGAGAAGAATATGATTTGGCAAACTATCATG CACAATTATGACGTTCCAAATTCCAAGTTCCTCAAGAAGAAACTAATTTCATATGCTGGTCAACGTTGGAGGGGATTTAAGACACAGCTCTCTAGCTTTTACATATATGGGAAGTACAAAGACAAATCTCCTTGTGATAAGTATACATTCCTCAAGAAGGATACGTGGCAAAGATTTGTTGAGAGTCGATTGGACCCCGCCTTTCAG gagaaaaggaaaaaggcaCAAGAGGTCCAAGCAAATAATCTCTACCCTCACACATTGTCTTGTGGGGGCTATCAGAAGCTTGAGGAGAACATGATGcaagaaaaggcaaaaaaagttcaagaagcATCCCAGTTAGATCATTCGTTAGTTATTGTTGAACCTCCATCTCCACTCAAACGCCATGAAAAATGGAAGAGAGCCCGACAAAAGAAATCGGGAGATTATATTAATGAAGAATCACGCATTATTGCTGAAAAGATT GATTCTCTCGTTGAACAGAGCACGCAAGGATCTTTTCTTCCACTTGGACGTGAAGATATTTTGACTGTTGCCATTGGACAACCAGAGCATCCTGGTCGTGTACGTGGTGCTGGTCGAGGTGTGGGCATTAGGCAATACTTCGGACCACCTTCCCGCAATCCTCTTAGCATGGAAGATTTGGAGGTCATTACACAGAAGATACAAGAGCAGGTTACTAAGCAGCTTAGTGAGCAGTTAGAGCACAAGCTCAAAGCAGATCTTTCACAACAGTTCCAACAACAAGTGAGACAAGAGTTGGCATCTCTAGGTCTTCTTCAACAAAATACAAATATCGAGCCAGCTCCTCATTCTCCTATACATGTGAGCACAAAGGGAAATGATGCTACTCCTGATCCATTGGTGGAGGACAATCACACTAATATCCGTGATCAGTGTGAGTTGTATGTTGATGTTGATCCTCCACGTTTAGTGGCAATTGGCAAAGTGTACAATTTGGGGTCAACCATACACCACAAGACAATAGAGGATGACAATGTGAGGGTGGTGGTTGAAGAGGTTCGAGATGCAGAGGCTCGAGTTCCtctacccactgatgaggttcaTACAGTGGGACAAGCCCCCAATCAATTCATTCAGTGGCCAAGAAGACTTGTGAAGTCTATGTCAGCCAAG GCTGTTGTCGAATCTAGCAAAGATGCTCCACACAAAAGGTTGGAACCTCAACTTGATCCGCTCGAACGCTTGTTGATAATAGTAAGCAAAATTAGGAAGGATCATGTACAACTACCTTGGGATCCGGATGTACTAAGCAAGCCCTCTACCATGCCATTTTATATCTATCGGAGGGATATTTTCAGATTATGTATGGGTAGCGAGATGCCAAACATCTCAATTATGCAATTGTGGTTGAT GTATCTGCATAACTTATGTACTGATAAGGGGAATGCACATATCTATGGATTCATGGACCCGCAATCCATTCAAAGTGTTGGGAATAATGCAACAGAAGTTCAGGGCTACTTGCAGAGTAGGTTACATGAAAGCAAAAAACAATGTTACCTAGCACCTTACTTGCATTC GGACCACTGGCAATTGCTTATTATTTGTCCTAAGCAAAATGTTGTGGTGTTATTGTGTTCATTGCACAAGAAGACGATCAACAGAGAAATGAAAACTACAGTTGATTT agCTATGGACGAATATCAAAGGTTGGTGGGTTCACAGTCAAGATCTAGAAGGAAGAAGCCTACATGGATTTTGCCCCGT TGTCAAACACAAACTGAGGGTTATGAGTGTGGGTATTATGTCATGAAGCAAATGCTCACTGTTGTCACAGTAGATATTGTTGATTCATGGAAGAAG ATCTTCAACAGTTCGGGTCCATTCCCTGAGGAGGATATTGCAGACATTCAACAACGTTGGGCAGCATTTTTACTTCAAATTAGTAATTTGTAA
- the LOC100799369 gene encoding 30-kDa cleavage and polyadenylation specificity factor 30 isoform X1 has translation MSSDSAKENASVVDSSVTEWRNDIGNSDDPESSGYKFKENINPTRADKGGHSHGQIGHPAGIGVEKCHNTKYFVIKSLNHQNIHLSIEKGIWATQIMNEPILQEAYHNSGSVILIFSVNMSGSFQGYAQMMTSIGRGRDNAWSEGTGKSNPWGRSFKVKWLCLNDLPFHKTLHLKNPLNDYKPVKISRDCQELSPDIGLALCKLLDGKNDTDGLLTSLSRDEFSLKGHYVSTPSSMGDEDCNFPPLHMLWPMPLPYSFLFLPKSTRSK, from the exons ATGTCTTCTGATAGTGCAAAGGAAAATGCATCAGTAGTTGATTCATCAGTCACTGAATGGAGGAATGACATTGGAAATTCAGATGATCCAG AGAGCTCAGGTTACAAGTTTAAAGAAAACATTAATCCAACTAGGGCAGATAAAGGGGGACATTCTCATGGTCAGATAGGGCATCCAGCAGGAATTGGAGTGGAAAAATGTCACAATACAAAATACTTTGTCATCAAGAGTTTGAACCATCAAAACATCCATTTGTCGATTGAGAAAGGAATTTGGGCTACTCAAATCATGAATGAACCGATTCTACAAGAAGCTTATCAT AATTCAGGCAGTGTAATCCTTATATTCAGTGTCAACATGAGTGGTTCCTTCCAAGGGTATGCACAAATGATGACCTCCATTGGAAGGGGGAGAGACAATGCTTGGAGTGAGGGAACTGGTAAAAGTAATCCTTGGGGTCGCAGTTTTAAGGTCAAATGGCTGTGTTTGAATGATTTGCCTTTCCACAAGACTCTACATCTCAAGAATCCATTGAATGATTATAAGCCTGTCAAAATTAGCAGAGATTGCCAg GAGTTATCTCCAGACATTGGTCTAGCTCTTTGCAAACTTCTTGACGGTAAGAATGACACGGATGGCCTGCTGACCAG TTTATCAAGGGATGAATTTTCTTTGAAAGGGCATTATGTGAGTACTCCAAGTTCAATGGGAGATGAAGACTGTAACTTTCCTCCATTGCATATGCTGTGGCCAATGCCCCTGCCttattctttcttgtttttaccAAAATCAACCAGaagtaaataa
- the LOC100799369 gene encoding 30-kDa cleavage and polyadenylation specificity factor 30 isoform X2 has protein sequence MSSDSAKENASVVDSSVTEWRNDIGNSDDPGYKFKENINPTRADKGGHSHGQIGHPAGIGVEKCHNTKYFVIKSLNHQNIHLSIEKGIWATQIMNEPILQEAYHNSGSVILIFSVNMSGSFQGYAQMMTSIGRGRDNAWSEGTGKSNPWGRSFKVKWLCLNDLPFHKTLHLKNPLNDYKPVKISRDCQELSPDIGLALCKLLDGKNDTDGLLTSLSRDEFSLKGHYVSTPSSMGDEDCNFPPLHMLWPMPLPYSFLFLPKSTRSK, from the exons ATGTCTTCTGATAGTGCAAAGGAAAATGCATCAGTAGTTGATTCATCAGTCACTGAATGGAGGAATGACATTGGAAATTCAGATGATCCAG GTTACAAGTTTAAAGAAAACATTAATCCAACTAGGGCAGATAAAGGGGGACATTCTCATGGTCAGATAGGGCATCCAGCAGGAATTGGAGTGGAAAAATGTCACAATACAAAATACTTTGTCATCAAGAGTTTGAACCATCAAAACATCCATTTGTCGATTGAGAAAGGAATTTGGGCTACTCAAATCATGAATGAACCGATTCTACAAGAAGCTTATCAT AATTCAGGCAGTGTAATCCTTATATTCAGTGTCAACATGAGTGGTTCCTTCCAAGGGTATGCACAAATGATGACCTCCATTGGAAGGGGGAGAGACAATGCTTGGAGTGAGGGAACTGGTAAAAGTAATCCTTGGGGTCGCAGTTTTAAGGTCAAATGGCTGTGTTTGAATGATTTGCCTTTCCACAAGACTCTACATCTCAAGAATCCATTGAATGATTATAAGCCTGTCAAAATTAGCAGAGATTGCCAg GAGTTATCTCCAGACATTGGTCTAGCTCTTTGCAAACTTCTTGACGGTAAGAATGACACGGATGGCCTGCTGACCAG TTTATCAAGGGATGAATTTTCTTTGAAAGGGCATTATGTGAGTACTCCAAGTTCAATGGGAGATGAAGACTGTAACTTTCCTCCATTGCATATGCTGTGGCCAATGCCCCTGCCttattctttcttgtttttaccAAAATCAACCAGaagtaaataa
- the LOC100799902 gene encoding subtilisin-like protease 3, whose product MELALPLALALIFVLISIYPTSAHQNTEFVNAKEELDVPSSLLTYIVRVKKPQSQGDDSLQYKDLHSWYHSLLPASTKTDQNQQRITFSYRNVVDGFAVKLNPEEAKALQEKEEVVSARPERTFSLHTTHTPSFLGLQQGLGLWTNSNFGKGIIIGILDTGITPDHLSFNDEGMPLPPAKWSGHCEFTGEKTCNNKLIGARNFVKNPNSTLPLDDVGHGTHTASTAAGRFVQGASVFGNAKGTAVGMAPDAHLAIYKVCDLFGCSESAILAGMDTAIQDGVDILSLSLGGPPAPFFDDPIALGAFSAIQKGIFVSCSAANAGPFYSSLSNEAPWILTVGASTIDRRIVAAAKLGNGEAFNGESVFQPNNFTSTLLPLVYAGANGNDSSTFCAPGSLQSMDVKGKVVLCEIGGFVRRVDKGQEVKSAGGAAMILMNSPIEDFNPFADVHVLPATHVSYKAGLAIKNYINSTSTPTATILFQGTVIGNPHAPAVTSFSSRGPSLESPGILKPDIIGPGQNILAAWPLSLDNNLPPFNIISGTSMSCPHLSGIAALLKNSHPDWSPAAIKSAIMTSANTVNLGGKPILEQRLLPADVFATGAGHVNPLKANDPGLVYDLQPTDYIPYLCGLNYTDKEVGFILNQKVKCLEVKSIAEAQLNYPSFSIRLGSSSQFYTRTLTNVGPANITYSVEVDAPSAVSISISPAEIAFTEVKQKVSYSVGFYPEGKNNRRKHPFAQGSIKWVSSNGKYSVSIPIAVIFL is encoded by the coding sequence ATGGAACTTGCATTGCCTCTTGCTCTTGCTCTTATTTTCGTGCTAATTAGTATATACCCAACTTCAGCACACCAAAATACAGAATTCGTGAATGCAAAAGAGGAACTCGATGTTCCAAGCAGCTTATTGACTTACATTGTTCGTGTTAAAAAGCCTCAAAGTCAGGGTGATGATTCTCTTCAGTATAAGGACTTGCATAGTTGGTACCATTCACTTCTACCAGCTAGTACAAAAACTGATCAGAACCAACAACGCATTACTTTCTCATACCGCAACGTGGTGGATGGATTCGCCGTGAAATTGAACCCAGAAGAAGCCAAAGCTCTTCAAGAGAAAGAGGAGGTTGTGTCAGCCCGTCCCGAAAGGACATTTTCTTTGCACACAACTCACACTCCAAGCTTCTTGGGGTTGCAACAAGGACTAGGACTATGGACCAATTCCAATTTTGGCAAAGGCATCATAATTGGAATTCTGGACACAGGCATAACCCCTGACCACCTTTCCTTCAATGATGAAGGAATGCCACTTCCACCGGCAAAATGGAGTGGCCACTGTGAATTCACAGGGGAGAAAACTTGCAACAACAAGCTCATTGGTGCAAGAAATTTCGTGAAAAACCCAAACTCAACCCTTCCACTGGATGATGTTGGTCATGGGACCCACACAGCCAGCACAGCCGCAGGAAGATTTGTCCAGGGTGCTAGTGTCTTTGGCAATGCTAAGGGTACTGCAGTTGGCATGGCACCTGATGCGCACTTAGCAATTTACAAGGTTTGTGACCTCTTTGGTTGTTCCGAAAGTGCAATACTAGCTGGAATGGACACTGCCATTCAAGATGGTGTAGATATACTTTCTCTCTCACTTGGAGGACCCCCTGCTCCTTTCTTTGATGACCCAATTGCACTTGGTGCATTCAGTGCAATTCAAAAGGGTATTTTTGTTAGTTGTTCAGCTGCTAACGCTGGCCCTTTTTATTCCTCTTTGTCTAATGAGGCTCCGTGGATTCTCACTGTTGGTGCCAGCACCATTGACAGAAGAATAGTAGCAGCAGCAAAACTTGGCAACGGGGAAGCATTTAACGGGGAATCGGTGTTCCAACCCAACAACTTCACGTCCACGTTACTACCACTTGTCTATGCAGGTGCAAATGGAAATGACTCTTCTACCTTTTGTGCCCCGGGATCCTTACAGAGCATGGATGTGAAGGGAAAGGTAGTGTTGTGTGAGATAGGTGGATTCGTTAGAAGAGTAGACAAAGGACAAGAAGTTAAGAGCGCTGGTGGTGCAGCCATGATCCTCATGAACTCACCAATTGAAGACTTCAATCCCTTTGCTGATGTTCACGTTCTTCCTGCTACACACGTGAGTTACAAGGCTGGGTTAGCcatcaaaaattacataaacTCAACATCAACGCCAACAGCTACAATTTTGTTCCAAGGAACCGTTATTGGAAATCCACATGCACCCGCAGTTACTTCCTTTTCCTCAAGAGGTCCAAGTTTGGAAAGCCCCGGAATTCTGAAGCCAGACATCATTGGACCGGGACAGAACATTCTAGCTGCATGGCCTTTGTCATTGGACAACAATCTTCCTCCATTCAACATCATTTCTGGCACCTCAATGTCTTGTCCTCATCTCAGTGGCATTGCTGCTTTGCTGAAAAACTCTCATCCAGATTGGTCTCCAGCTGCAATAAAATCAGCAATCATGACAAGTGCTAACACTGTGAATCTTGGAGGGAAGCCTATATTGGAACAAAGGCTTCTACCAGCTGATGTGTTTGCCACTGGTGCTGGACATGTTAACCCTTTGAAGGCCAATGATCCAGGCCTTGTTTATGATCTTCAACCAACTGATTACATTCCTTATTTGTGTGGTTTGAACTACACAGACAAAGAAGTTGGATTCATCTTGAACCAGAAAGTGAAGTGCTTGGAGGTGAAAAGCATAGCGGAAGCACAACTCAATTATCCCTCGTTTTCTATTCGGTTGGGGTCTAGTTCACAGTTCTACACCAGAACACTCACAAATGTTGGACCCGCCAACATAACCTACTCTGTGGAAGTTGATGCGCCTTCGGCTGTAAGCATAAGCATAAGCCCTGCAGAGATAGCATTCACGGAGGTGAAGCAGAAGGTTTCATACTCGGTTGGGTTTTATCCTGAAGGGAAAAACAATAGAAGGAAACACCCGTTTGCTCAGGGATCTATCAAGTGGGTATCTAGCAACGGCAAGTATTCTGTTAGCATCCCTATAGCTGTCATCTTCCTGTGA
- the LOC100777577 gene encoding subtilisin-like protease, translating to MDKSKYVMELAFLLGLIFMLSANPTSMAEEHDINNNLQTYIVHVKKPETISFLQSEELHNWYYSFLPQTTHKNRMVFSYRNVASGFAVKLTPEEAKVLQEKDEIVSARPERTLSLHTTHTPSFLGLRQGVGLWNSSNLGEGVIIGVIDTGIYPFHPSFNDEGIPPPPAKWNGHCEFTGQRTCNNKLIGARNLLKNAIEEPPFENFFHGTHTAAEAAGRFVENASVFGMAQGTASGIAPNSHVAMYKVCNDEVGCTESAILAAMDIAIDDGVDVLSLSLGLGSLPFFEDPIAIGAFVAIQSGVFVSCSAANSGPDYSTLSNEAPWILTVGASTIDRKIAASAVLGNGAEYEGESLFQPQDFSPSLLPLVYSGANGNNNSEFCLPGSLNNVDVKGKVVVCDIGGGFPSVGKGQEVLKAGGAAMILANPEPLGFSTFAVAYVLPTVEVSYFAGLAIKSYINSSYSPTATISFKGTVIGDELAPTVVSFSSRGPSQASPGILKPDIIGPGVNILAAWAVSVDNKIPAYNVVSGTSMSCPHLSGVAALLKSAHPDWSPAAIKSAIMTTAYTVNLGGTPIVDQRNLPADIFATGAGHVNPNKANDPGLVYDIQPEDYVPYLCGLGYEDREIEILVQRRVRCSGGKAIPEAQLNYPSFSILMGSSSQYYTRTLTNVGPAQSTYTVQLDVPLALGISVNPSQITFTEVNQKVTFSVEFIPEIKENRGNHTFAQGSLTWVRVSDKHAVRIPISVIFK from the coding sequence ATGGACAAAAGCAAGTACGTGATGGAGCTTGCTTTTCTTCTCGGCCTTATTTTCATGCTTAGCGCCAACCCGACTTCAATGGCTGAAGAGCATGACATCAACAACAACTTGCAAACTTACATTGTTCACGTCAAAAAGCCCgaaaccatatcttttcttcAATCAGAAGAGTTACATAACTGGTATTACTCGTTCCTACCTCAAACCACCCACAAGAACCGAATGGTTTTCTCTTACCGCAACGTTGCCTCTGGATTTGCCGTGAAGTTAACCCCAGAAGAAGCCAAAGTTCTTCAAGAGAAAGATGAGATTGTATCAGCTCGTCCTGAAAGGACCCTCTCATTGCACACAACACACACTCCATCTTTCTTGGGGCTGCGACAAGGTGTTGGATTGTGGAATAGCTCCAACCTTGGCGAAGGTGTCATAATTGGAGTCATAGACACAGGTATATACCCTTTCCATCCATCTTTCAACGATGAAGGGATCCCACCTCCACCAGCAAAATGGAACGGACACTGCGAATTCACAGGGCAAAGGACATGCAACAACAAACTCATCGGTGCAAGGAACCTGCTAAAAAACGCTATTGAAGAGCCTCCTTTTGAAAACTTCTTCCACGGAACTCACACTGCTGCAGAAGCCGCTGGAAGATTTGTGGAGAACGCTAGCGTTTTCGGCATGGCTCAGGGTACTGCATCTGGCATCGCACCTAATTCTCACGTGGCAATGTACAAAGTGTGCAATGACGAAGTTGGTTGCACTGAAAGTGCCATCTTAGCCGCAATGGACATAGCCATTGATGATGGTGTTgatgttctttctctttcccTTGGTTTAGGCTCTCTTCCGTTCTTCGAAGACCCTATTGCGATTGGTGCATTTGTGGCTATTCAGAGTGGAGTTTTCGTTAGTTGCTCAGCCGCAAACTCTGGTCCTGACTACAGCACTCTATCCAACGAAGCACCGTGGATTCTCACCGTTGGTGCAAGCACAATTGACAGAAAGATAGCAGCATCGGCAGTGCTTGGAAACGGTGCAGAATATGAAGGGGAATCTTTGTTCCAACCCCAAGATTTTAGCCCTAGTTTGTTGCCACTAGTGTATTCTGGTGCAAACGGAAACAACAACTCCGAGTTCTGTCTCCCAGGTTCCTTAAACAACGTTGATGTCAAGGGAAAGGTTGTTGTGTGCGACATAGGTGGAGGCTTTCCAAGTGTTGGAAAAGGACAAGAAGTTCTGAAAGCTGGTGGTGCAGCCATGATCCTCGCCAACCCAGAACCTCTTGGCTTCAGTACTTTCGCTGTTGCTTATGTTTTGCCAACAGTGGAAGTGAGTTACTTTGCTGGCTTGGCCATAAAGTCTTACATAAACTCATCTTACTCACCAACCGCAACAATATCCTTCAAAGGAACCGTGATTGGTGATGAACTTGCTCCCACGgttgtttcattttcttcaagGGGTCCAAGCCAAGCAAGTCCAGGGATTCTAAAACCTGACATCATTGGACCCGGAGTGAACATTCTAGCTGCATGGGCTGTGTCCGTAGACAACAAAATCCCAGCGTATAACGTTGTTTCAGGAACATCAATGTCGTGTCCTCACCTTAGTGGCGTTGCTGCATTGCTCAAGAGTGCACACCCTGATTGGTCCCCTGCGGCTATAAAGTCAGCAATTATGACCACTGCTTACACGGTCAACCTCGGAGGCACACCCATAGTTGACCAAAGGAATTTACCTGCTGACATATTTGCCACTGGTGCAGGCCATGTTAACCCTAATAAAGCAAATGATCCAGGGCTTGTTTATGATATTCAGCCAGAGGATTACGTTCCCTATTTGTGTGGTTTGGGCTATGAGGACAGAGAGATTGAAATTCTAGTGCAAAGGAGAGTGAGATGCTCTGGTGGGAAAGCCATACCAGAAGCACAACTCAATTACCCTTCATTTTCTATTCTGATGGGGTCTAGTTCACAGTACTACACCAGAACGTTGACCAATGTTGGACCTGCACAGTCAACTTACACGGTGCAACTTGATGTGCCTTTGGCCTTGGGGATAAGTGTGAACCCTAGTCAGATAACGTTCACGGAGGTGAACCAGAAGGTTACATTCTCTGTGGAGTTTATcccagaaataaaagaaaatagaggcAACCATACTTTTGCTCAAGGTTCTCTCACCTGGGTTAGGGTATCTGACAAACACGCTGTTAGGATCCCCATCTCTGTTATTTTCAAGTGA